A window of the Myxococcales bacterium genome harbors these coding sequences:
- a CDS encoding electron transfer flavoprotein subunit alpha/FixB family protein: MADGRPTDAARAILGEGRRISSSLGGALYAVAWVPPGGEIGTAAQELTADLGRGGADRVLLVPAPVRPALWMTRGDALAQVCELIHPSLVVLGSDAGGRDIAARLAARLGAVFLADPVVEAGPRGEVVLARPVYDGELWRRVQLDELEQVAVITLSADRPPAAGGDEAELVTLTLDGAAGPAPVVLDERPDLGDVLAGARIIVVAGGGVSAATLPLVQALAARLGAELAGTRAACERGVVAADREIGVGARAVHPDLYVVCGASGSSAHLGAVSVDAEIVALDRDPRAPIFKSARWGLVGALEDLVPALLTALEAS, encoded by the coding sequence GTGGCCGACGGGCGACCGACCGACGCCGCGCGTGCGATCCTCGGCGAGGGTCGGCGGATCTCCTCGAGCCTCGGCGGCGCGCTCTACGCGGTTGCGTGGGTGCCGCCCGGAGGCGAGATCGGCACCGCGGCTCAGGAGCTCACGGCCGACCTCGGCCGGGGCGGCGCCGACCGGGTCCTGCTGGTGCCTGCCCCGGTGCGGCCAGCGCTGTGGATGACCCGCGGCGACGCGCTCGCGCAGGTCTGCGAGCTCATCCACCCGAGCCTCGTGGTGCTGGGCTCCGACGCCGGTGGCCGCGACATCGCCGCCCGCCTCGCCGCCCGCCTGGGCGCGGTGTTCCTGGCCGATCCCGTGGTCGAGGCCGGCCCCCGCGGCGAGGTCGTGCTGGCCCGCCCGGTCTACGACGGCGAGCTGTGGCGGCGGGTCCAGCTCGACGAGCTCGAGCAGGTCGCGGTGATCACCCTGTCGGCCGATCGCCCGCCCGCGGCCGGCGGCGACGAGGCCGAGCTGGTGACGCTGACGCTCGACGGCGCGGCCGGGCCTGCGCCGGTGGTGCTCGACGAGCGGCCCGATCTCGGCGACGTCCTCGCCGGCGCCCGGATCATCGTGGTCGCCGGCGGCGGCGTCAGCGCCGCGACCCTGCCCCTGGTCCAGGCCCTGGCCGCGCGGCTCGGCGCCGAGCTGGCCGGCACCCGGGCCGCGTGCGAGCGCGGCGTGGTCGCGGCCGACCGCGAGATCGGCGTCGGCGCGCGCGCGGTCCATCCCGATCTCTACGTCGTGTGCGGCGCGTCGGGCTCGAGCGCGCACCTGGGCGCGGTGTCGGTCGACGCCGAGATCGTCGCGCTCGATCGCGACCCGCGCGCGCCGATCTTCAAGTCGGCCCGCTGGGGCCTGGTCGGCGCGCTCGAGGACCTGGTCCCGGCCCTCCTCACCGCGCTGGAGGCGTCGTGA
- a CDS encoding tetratricopeptide repeat protein, protein MAEAPRPTAEELEELALIVRRDPASPAFVDLAQAFLALGRPREAIDAATAGLRHSPDNHEGRLAMARGHAALHQWKEAQAELLRVVKVDRTSKVGFTLLGEVLLRRADYERATPVLQHAQNLDPSNPAVLSLLRAARSGTQLDPPPPIPTPVAPRRAEPRARPAPSVPPPVAARPAAPPPRPAAPPPPPAPRAPQPSSWSDDAPTSVGAGSFEGGYHVDSGGPARGDATMPSLPPEHVAAPPPPAAPPPPRPQRPSVAPPPGEVVRPRIVSTAKPVNAAAASLRQSAAVGENFLNDLLTGGLLDVPGVRVPDVEYDLRPDRRWGRSTVRMFIVLFVLLIAGAGGGGYWYYHSEQQRSAEVARLRAEAEAQIAQGTFDGLTSALQTLAKALERDQKNTRTFAAVAETTALRSLLYGTTADGVDQAIAAASRKITKPTQDGYRALVIARTAVALARLTGPQGDAANAATIEILNKARVEIDEWVTAHPDDRWARYLAAKSLLAAGARNAAADGFRQAGDGADGLAVADVDRADLLVDDGQFDEAIKLYDAALVKAPDHPLALLGRALARAERGTDTTTAIEDLNVKLDKDLGARGNGYRNLALAMAFYNLEEPQRFSEALAKASGPREARFLARVALARVLQGHLGEAATALSKVQWFTAGKADPDPLVTLVNGALQLAAGTPEAALDTLAKLDGTRAELLRGLALIDLRKYKEAQAELETAQEHAPESLEIKVWRLMAQTLASTGAARDDAAAELEKTSRKPKSKVGRHAHGMTMLLLGNIEEARRRLAQALEDVSDAQPNPLAYRTRIGLATIERQAGNLEAALTQVDEALKANPGYLPARIEKARALVGKGAGDEAMAVLEPVLSEAELMTGDVEVLVAEATITRDQRKMRDKDKQALRDQAKAALERGKAKGAKPEELARVAELVEPGLAAELGVSVTPEAPPPSRKPPRRRGR, encoded by the coding sequence ATGGCCGAAGCACCACGACCGACCGCCGAGGAGCTGGAGGAGCTCGCGCTGATCGTCCGGCGCGACCCCGCGTCGCCGGCGTTCGTCGACCTGGCCCAGGCCTTCCTGGCGCTCGGGCGACCGCGCGAGGCGATCGACGCCGCGACCGCCGGGTTGCGGCACAGCCCCGACAACCACGAGGGCCGGCTGGCCATGGCCCGGGGGCACGCGGCGCTGCACCAGTGGAAAGAGGCCCAGGCCGAGCTCTTGCGCGTCGTGAAGGTCGACCGCACGAGCAAGGTCGGCTTCACGCTCCTCGGTGAGGTGCTGCTGCGCCGCGCCGACTACGAGCGCGCGACGCCGGTGCTGCAGCACGCGCAGAACCTCGACCCGTCGAACCCGGCGGTGCTGTCGCTCTTGCGCGCGGCCCGCAGCGGCACCCAGCTCGATCCGCCGCCACCGATCCCGACGCCGGTCGCGCCGCGCCGCGCCGAGCCGCGGGCCCGGCCGGCCCCGAGCGTGCCGCCGCCGGTCGCCGCGCGCCCCGCCGCGCCGCCACCACGCCCCGCCGCGCCGCCGCCGCCGCCCGCCCCGCGCGCGCCCCAGCCGTCGAGCTGGAGCGACGACGCCCCCACCTCGGTCGGCGCCGGCTCGTTCGAGGGCGGCTACCACGTCGACAGCGGCGGGCCGGCCCGCGGCGACGCCACGATGCCGTCGCTGCCGCCGGAGCACGTGGCCGCGCCACCGCCGCCGGCCGCGCCGCCGCCGCCGCGCCCGCAGCGGCCGAGCGTCGCGCCGCCCCCGGGCGAGGTCGTGCGGCCGCGCATCGTCTCGACCGCCAAGCCCGTGAACGCGGCGGCGGCGTCGCTGCGTCAGTCGGCGGCGGTCGGCGAGAACTTCCTCAACGATCTGCTCACCGGCGGCCTGCTCGACGTGCCGGGCGTCCGGGTGCCGGACGTCGAGTACGACCTCCGGCCCGATCGGCGCTGGGGCCGGTCGACGGTGCGGATGTTCATCGTGCTGTTCGTGCTGCTGATCGCCGGCGCCGGCGGCGGCGGCTACTGGTACTACCACTCCGAGCAGCAGCGCTCGGCCGAGGTCGCGCGCCTGCGCGCCGAGGCGGAGGCGCAGATCGCCCAGGGCACCTTCGACGGGCTGACCTCGGCGCTCCAGACGCTGGCCAAGGCGCTCGAGCGCGACCAGAAGAACACGCGCACGTTCGCGGCCGTGGCCGAGACCACCGCGCTGCGCTCGCTCTTGTACGGCACCACCGCCGACGGCGTCGACCAGGCCATCGCCGCGGCCAGCCGCAAGATCACCAAGCCGACCCAGGACGGCTACCGGGCGCTGGTGATCGCCCGGACCGCGGTGGCGCTCGCGCGCCTGACCGGGCCCCAGGGCGACGCGGCCAACGCCGCCACGATCGAGATCCTCAACAAGGCCCGGGTCGAGATCGACGAGTGGGTCACGGCCCACCCCGACGATCGCTGGGCGCGCTACCTCGCCGCCAAGTCGCTGCTCGCCGCCGGCGCGCGCAACGCCGCCGCCGACGGGTTCCGTCAGGCCGGCGACGGCGCCGACGGGCTGGCCGTGGCCGACGTCGATCGCGCCGACCTGCTGGTCGACGACGGCCAGTTCGACGAGGCGATCAAGCTGTACGACGCGGCGCTGGTCAAGGCGCCCGATCACCCGCTGGCGCTGCTCGGCCGGGCGCTGGCCCGCGCCGAGCGCGGCACCGACACGACCACGGCGATCGAGGATCTGAACGTCAAGCTCGACAAGGATCTCGGCGCGCGCGGCAACGGCTATCGCAACCTGGCGCTCGCGATGGCGTTCTACAACCTCGAGGAGCCGCAGCGGTTCTCCGAGGCGCTGGCCAAGGCCAGCGGCCCGCGCGAGGCGCGGTTCCTGGCGCGGGTCGCGCTCGCGCGCGTGCTCCAGGGCCACCTCGGCGAGGCCGCGACCGCGCTCAGCAAGGTCCAGTGGTTCACCGCCGGCAAGGCCGACCCCGATCCGCTGGTGACCCTGGTCAACGGCGCGCTGCAGCTCGCGGCCGGCACGCCCGAGGCCGCCCTCGACACCCTCGCCAAGCTCGACGGCACCCGCGCCGAGCTGCTGCGCGGCCTGGCGCTGATCGATCTGCGCAAGTACAAGGAGGCCCAGGCCGAGCTCGAGACCGCGCAGGAGCACGCGCCCGAGTCGCTCGAGATCAAGGTCTGGCGGCTGATGGCCCAGACCCTGGCCTCGACCGGCGCGGCCCGCGACGACGCGGCGGCGGAGCTCGAGAAGACCTCGCGCAAGCCCAAGAGCAAGGTCGGGCGCCACGCCCACGGCATGACGATGCTCTTGCTCGGCAACATCGAGGAGGCGCGCCGCCGGCTCGCGCAGGCGCTCGAGGACGTCTCCGACGCGCAGCCCAACCCCCTCGCGTACCGCACCCGCATCGGCCTGGCCACGATCGAGCGCCAGGCCGGCAACCTCGAGGCCGCGCTGACCCAGGTCGACGAGGCGCTCAAGGCCAACCCCGGCTACCTGCCGGCGCGCATCGAGAAGGCCCGCGCCCTGGTCGGCAAGGGCGCCGGCGACGAGGCGATGGCGGTGCTCGAGCCGGTCCTGAGCGAGGCCGAGCTGATGACCGGCGACGTCGAGGTGCTCGTCGCCGAGGCCACGATCACGCGCGACCAGCGCAAGATGCGCGACAAGGACAAGCAGGCGCTGCGCGACCAGGCCAAGGCCGCGCTCGAGCGCGGCAAGGCCAAGGGCGCCAAGCCCGAGGAGCTGGCCCGGGTCGCCGAGCTGGTGGAGCCCGGCCTGGCGGCGGAGCTCGGCGTGAGCGTGACGCCCGAGGCGCCCCCGCCATCGCGCAAGCCGCCGCGGCGGCGAGGGCGCTGA
- the aroC gene encoding chorismate synthase, whose translation MANRFGTALSVTTFGESHGPAVGVIVDGCPPRLPVTAALIQAALDRRRPGQSALTSPRREPDQVEILSGLSDDGLTLGTPIALMVRTVDARSKDYAEVEAAYRPSHADYTYDAKFGIRAVAGGGRASARETVGRVAAGVIAEQILAPLGVCVVAWVDEVEGIGAEVDGAVVTRAEVERTPVRCPDPVAAAAMTACIEAVRKDGDSVGGVVRAVARGVPAGWGAPVFDKLDADLAKAMLSIPAVKGFEVGSGFAGTRLRGSTHNDELYTDADGRVRTRTNRSGGIVGGISNGEALTMRIAFKPTATIMRPQATVDRAGAATTLAPRGRHDPCVLPRAVPIVEAMTLLTLADHYLRHRGQCG comes from the coding sequence ATGGCCAACCGGTTCGGCACGGCGCTCTCGGTGACCACCTTTGGCGAGTCCCACGGGCCCGCGGTCGGGGTGATCGTCGACGGCTGCCCGCCGCGGCTCCCGGTCACCGCCGCGCTGATCCAGGCCGCGCTCGATCGCCGGCGCCCCGGTCAGAGCGCGCTGACGTCGCCGCGGCGCGAGCCCGACCAGGTCGAGATCCTGTCGGGCCTGTCCGACGACGGCCTGACGCTGGGCACGCCGATCGCGCTGATGGTCCGCACGGTCGACGCCCGCAGCAAGGACTACGCCGAGGTCGAGGCCGCGTACCGCCCGTCGCACGCCGACTACACCTACGACGCCAAGTTCGGCATCCGCGCGGTCGCCGGCGGCGGCCGCGCCAGCGCGCGGGAGACCGTCGGCCGGGTCGCGGCCGGCGTCATCGCCGAGCAGATCCTGGCGCCGCTGGGCGTGTGCGTGGTGGCGTGGGTCGACGAGGTCGAGGGCATCGGCGCCGAGGTCGACGGCGCGGTCGTGACCCGGGCCGAGGTCGAGCGCACGCCGGTGCGCTGTCCCGACCCGGTCGCGGCCGCGGCGATGACCGCGTGCATCGAGGCGGTGCGCAAGGACGGCGACTCGGTCGGCGGCGTCGTGCGCGCGGTGGCCCGGGGCGTGCCCGCCGGCTGGGGCGCGCCCGTGTTCGACAAGCTCGACGCCGACCTGGCCAAGGCGATGCTGTCGATCCCCGCGGTCAAGGGCTTCGAGGTCGGCTCCGGCTTCGCGGGCACCCGGCTGCGCGGCTCGACCCACAACGACGAGCTCTACACCGACGCCGACGGCCGCGTCCGCACCCGCACCAACCGCTCGGGCGGCATCGTCGGCGGCATCTCCAACGGCGAGGCGCTGACGATGCGGATCGCGTTCAAGCCCACCGCGACGATCATGCGGCCCCAGGCCACGGTCGACCGCGCCGGCGCGGCGACGACGCTGGCCCCGCGCGGTCGCCACGACCCGTGCGTGCTCCCGCGGGCCGTGCCGATCGTCGAGGCGATGACGCTCCTGACCCTCGCCGATCACTACCTCCGCCACCGCGGCCAGTGCGGCTGA
- a CDS encoding acetate--CoA ligase family protein: MTRPALALAVGRPVVIAGASPEVFAVIDASVRARGLPGPVSAELDGLAAAVAGDAVGGAWIEGEPAAAAALRDAARAGAAAGRPLIVLARVARPRLETAAALAHLRADGAAVFADPDAWIEALALLAAHRAPAGARVAVVADEAGYLATTARALPGDDGRRPSWTATDDDLAPTDAVLIARGAWRDDASPLPAVRVPLCERAELLALAPPGALVGLRPALTALTTVGRARERARLGLGPAGRSARAELEVDEDRLERQLAKIEPGDRRLGDHETKVLLSAYGVPITRQAVATSPSAALRVATKAGFPVDVKPWGPDVLGEPDGCPVERGLTSAADVRRAFASVLGRAGQALDRGAVIVRASPPPGREVRARVTHLPHLGPTLIVELAGQPPEAAPAPLRLADATALAAVLVATRAGEDEPDRVGLANVLRRASHLAVDHADVIGELILGRIVVAASRGDTIVVDAEIRLR, from the coding sequence GTGACCCGCCCCGCGCTGGCGCTCGCGGTCGGACGCCCGGTGGTGATCGCCGGCGCGTCGCCCGAGGTGTTCGCGGTGATCGACGCGAGCGTGCGCGCGCGCGGCCTGCCCGGGCCGGTCAGCGCCGAGCTCGACGGCCTGGCCGCGGCGGTCGCCGGCGACGCGGTCGGCGGCGCGTGGATCGAGGGCGAACCGGCGGCGGCGGCGGCGCTGCGTGACGCGGCCCGAGCCGGCGCGGCCGCGGGCCGACCGCTGATCGTCCTGGCGCGGGTGGCGCGCCCGCGGCTCGAGACCGCCGCCGCCCTGGCCCACCTGCGCGCCGACGGCGCCGCGGTGTTCGCGGATCCCGACGCGTGGATCGAGGCGCTGGCGCTGCTGGCCGCGCACCGCGCGCCGGCCGGCGCCCGGGTCGCGGTGGTCGCCGACGAGGCCGGCTACCTCGCGACCACCGCGCGGGCGCTGCCGGGCGACGACGGCCGGCGCCCGAGCTGGACCGCGACCGACGACGATCTGGCCCCGACCGACGCGGTGCTGATCGCCCGCGGCGCGTGGCGCGACGACGCGTCGCCGCTGCCGGCGGTGCGGGTGCCGCTGTGCGAGCGGGCCGAGCTGCTGGCGCTGGCGCCACCGGGCGCGCTGGTCGGCCTGCGCCCGGCGCTGACCGCCCTGACCACCGTCGGCCGCGCCCGCGAGCGCGCGCGGCTGGGCCTGGGCCCGGCCGGGCGTTCGGCCCGGGCCGAGCTCGAGGTCGACGAGGACCGGCTCGAGCGACAGCTCGCCAAGATCGAGCCCGGCGATCGCCGGCTCGGCGACCACGAGACCAAGGTGCTCCTGTCCGCGTACGGCGTGCCGATCACGCGCCAGGCGGTCGCGACCTCGCCGTCCGCGGCGCTCCGGGTCGCGACCAAGGCCGGCTTCCCCGTCGACGTGAAGCCCTGGGGCCCCGACGTGCTCGGCGAGCCCGACGGCTGTCCGGTCGAGCGCGGGCTGACCAGCGCCGCCGACGTCCGCCGCGCGTTCGCCAGCGTGCTGGGCCGGGCCGGCCAGGCGCTCGATCGCGGCGCGGTCATCGTCCGCGCCAGCCCACCGCCCGGCCGCGAGGTCCGGGCCCGCGTCACCCACCTGCCGCACCTCGGCCCGACGCTGATCGTCGAGCTGGCCGGCCAGCCGCCCGAGGCCGCGCCGGCGCCGCTGCGCCTCGCCGACGCCACCGCCCTGGCCGCCGTGCTGGTCGCGACCCGCGCCGGCGAGGACGAGCCCGATCGCGTCGGCCTCGCCAACGTCCTGCGGCGCGCGTCGCACCTCGCGGTCGATCACGCCGACGTGATCGGCGAGCTGATCCTCGGGCGCATCGTCGTGGCCGCCAGCCGCGGCGACACGATCGTCGTCGACGCCGAGATCCGGCTCCGCTGA
- a CDS encoding DUF4266 domain-containing protein has product MLRLSALVVSLAILAGLSACGRYAVRPNEKEFLADPVMAFDGDPQEAAADDHVLTNREGAAGGAGAGGGGCGCN; this is encoded by the coding sequence ATGCTGCGCCTGTCCGCCCTCGTCGTGTCGCTCGCCATCCTGGCCGGCCTGAGCGCGTGCGGTCGCTACGCGGTGCGGCCCAACGAGAAGGAGTTCCTGGCCGATCCGGTCATGGCCTTCGACGGGGATCCCCAGGAGGCCGCGGCCGACGATCACGTCCTGACCAACCGCGAGGGCGCGGCCGGCGGCGCCGGCGCCGGCGGCGGGGGCTGCGGGTGCAACTGA
- a CDS encoding Rieske 2Fe-2S domain-containing protein, translated as MIATSAAIYDLCGIDLDADPRPARPSVAEALAAAVPGSVVAAADAGRAVALVVLQDRRAFVVDDECPHDGGPLSDGFVDGDRLVCARHGWEVDPCSGACGRRQKVVARSLGMI; from the coding sequence GTGATCGCGACCTCGGCGGCCATCTACGACCTGTGCGGCATCGACCTCGACGCCGACCCGCGCCCCGCGCGCCCGTCGGTGGCGGAGGCCCTGGCCGCGGCGGTGCCGGGCAGCGTGGTGGCGGCGGCGGACGCCGGCCGGGCGGTCGCGCTGGTGGTGCTGCAGGACCGGCGGGCGTTCGTGGTCGACGACGAGTGCCCCCACGACGGCGGCCCCCTCTCGGACGGCTTCGTCGACGGCGACCGCCTGGTGTGCGCGCGCCACGGCTGGGAGGTCGACCCGTGCAGCGGCGCCTGCGGCCGACGCCAGAAGGTCGTCGCGCGGTCGCTCGGCATGATCTGA
- a CDS encoding SH3 domain-containing protein yields MTDVGRVLAVALAAAALATVAGARAADADAYLRVIAQDAPVYTGPGGSYRNIYDARRGEVFEVVERGTRGFWYRIVLEDGTTGWILGELVFPFEVGPDEAAGVFTRMGRSIRRAILGPSPLPYADVEISFSAGLLDREGLFLLRPAYVLDRYFAVEGFAGLSPRAQTDVFLAGAGWTLRLAPGAAIGPFLHASLGAAHLRPKADNFTDVEETLAALDAGGGFEITFKKQITLRTDYRRWVLFDQNRSESGDEVTGGLAIFF; encoded by the coding sequence ATGACCGACGTCGGCCGCGTGCTCGCGGTCGCGCTGGCCGCCGCGGCGCTGGCGACGGTCGCCGGCGCCCGCGCCGCCGACGCGGACGCCTACCTGCGGGTGATCGCCCAGGACGCGCCGGTCTACACCGGGCCGGGCGGCAGCTACCGCAACATCTACGACGCGCGCCGCGGCGAGGTGTTCGAGGTGGTCGAGCGCGGCACCCGCGGCTTCTGGTACCGGATCGTCCTCGAGGACGGCACCACCGGCTGGATCCTGGGCGAGCTGGTGTTCCCGTTCGAGGTCGGCCCCGACGAGGCGGCCGGCGTGTTCACGCGCATGGGCCGCAGCATCCGGCGCGCCATCCTGGGCCCGTCGCCCCTGCCCTACGCCGACGTCGAGATCTCGTTCTCGGCCGGGCTGCTCGATCGCGAGGGCCTGTTCCTGTTGCGGCCAGCCTACGTGCTCGACCGCTACTTCGCGGTCGAGGGCTTCGCCGGGCTGTCGCCGCGGGCCCAGACCGACGTGTTCCTCGCCGGCGCCGGCTGGACGCTGCGGCTGGCGCCGGGCGCGGCGATCGGGCCGTTCCTGCACGCGAGCCTCGGCGCCGCGCACCTGCGGCCCAAGGCCGACAACTTCACCGACGTCGAGGAGACCCTGGCCGCGCTCGACGCCGGCGGTGGCTTCGAGATCACGTTCAAGAAGCAGATCACCCTGCGCACCGACTACCGCCGCTGGGTGCTGTTCGACCAGAACCGCTCCGAGTCCGGCGACGAGGTCACCGGCGGCCTCGCGATCTTCTTCTAG
- a CDS encoding tetratricopeptide repeat protein, whose product MADQPAGSRPPKPPLAVAAEGSRPHAVPPPLPPAPSMRASSRSETQPRIAMQEHRAVRSAMVARDGQLSMLRDVVTRAIDFQAPQLVTLIGNQGTGKTRLIGELVLGLEAPVRAHHGRALPDEPGSALASILRDRFAIEGTGPAASERFGAEIGAIFGAEAAPDLLHCLGRFVGLDFPASAFLQVVADNPRHAEALSRTALRRLIELDAATAPLVLVFDDLHVADDHTLEILTELAAALGGSPVVIIAAARPEMLVRTPGWGEGAVDHERIDLHNLEPDDAEAMFANLLAQCGRVPDELITTAIELTGGNPQFLEQLVRRYLSEGAIDATSGPLWKLDLDAALAIDLPISVEEAIEARIAALDSDERDLLEKGAVFGNVFWKSATVALTRLDGAAASVTDPLEREWGDGEPIRRRISDLVYGLAERDYLLVLDLVDSSVPGDVEIVFKHNLERELIVNATEPRKRARYHLLAAQWLEARLTDESDEQLEFLTGLYERGGDRAKAARCYLLGADRARGRYAADEARGLYEKGLALLGADDAPAQMDGLHNLGDVLDLVGESTLALERFADMLDLAWRFDNQAKAGAAHSRIARVLRRQGQYDPAMDHLRRASDLFTHAQDDRGIASTLDDIGRIHWLRGAYGQALDFHRQALTLRKQLGERRSIALSLANIGRVHFDSGNFKAAIAQFREALDLRRDIDDRSGVVESLTDVAGVHGANGNHGMALALLDEARELAAEIGDKLTLAEVLSRAGEHKIASGDLDGAIADLARAKETARSLGDRVVLSESHRRAAEAELARGDLAAAEREIRWALQIGESVGARVPIGAAHRAAARIAAARGDLASADEQFRRSIDVLGTMRNELELARAYWDFADFRTARGEATEAQALRARAGEVFERLRGAASTE is encoded by the coding sequence GTGGCAGACCAGCCGGCTGGATCCCGTCCTCCCAAGCCGCCGCTGGCGGTTGCTGCGGAGGGATCGCGGCCCCACGCGGTGCCGCCGCCGCTGCCGCCGGCGCCGAGCATGCGGGCCAGCTCGCGGTCCGAGACCCAGCCGCGGATCGCGATGCAGGAGCACCGGGCGGTGCGGTCGGCGATGGTCGCCCGCGACGGCCAGCTGAGCATGCTGCGCGACGTCGTGACCCGGGCGATCGACTTCCAGGCGCCGCAGCTGGTGACGCTGATCGGCAACCAGGGCACCGGCAAGACGCGCTTGATCGGCGAGCTGGTGCTGGGCCTCGAGGCGCCGGTGCGCGCCCACCACGGCCGCGCGCTCCCGGATGAGCCCGGCAGCGCGCTGGCGTCGATCCTGCGCGATCGGTTCGCGATCGAGGGCACCGGGCCCGCGGCCAGCGAGCGGTTCGGGGCCGAGATCGGCGCGATCTTCGGCGCTGAGGCCGCGCCCGATCTGTTGCACTGCCTGGGCCGGTTCGTCGGCCTCGACTTCCCGGCGTCGGCGTTCTTGCAGGTGGTCGCCGACAACCCGCGCCACGCCGAGGCGCTGTCCCGGACCGCGCTGCGCCGGCTGATCGAGCTCGACGCCGCGACCGCGCCGCTGGTGCTGGTGTTCGACGACCTCCACGTCGCCGACGATCACACGCTCGAGATCCTGACCGAGCTGGCTGCGGCGCTGGGCGGCTCGCCGGTCGTGATCATCGCCGCGGCGCGGCCGGAGATGCTGGTGCGCACGCCGGGCTGGGGCGAGGGCGCGGTCGACCACGAGCGGATCGACCTGCACAACCTCGAGCCCGACGACGCCGAGGCGATGTTCGCGAACCTGCTGGCGCAGTGCGGGCGGGTCCCCGACGAGCTGATCACGACCGCGATCGAGCTGACCGGCGGCAACCCGCAGTTCCTCGAGCAGCTGGTCCGCCGCTACCTGAGCGAGGGCGCGATCGACGCCACCTCGGGGCCGCTGTGGAAGCTCGACCTCGACGCCGCGCTCGCGATCGATCTGCCGATCAGCGTCGAGGAGGCCATCGAGGCCCGGATCGCCGCGCTCGACAGCGACGAGCGCGACCTGCTCGAGAAGGGCGCCGTCTTCGGCAACGTGTTCTGGAAGTCGGCGACGGTGGCGCTGACCCGGCTCGACGGCGCCGCCGCGTCCGTGACCGATCCGCTCGAGCGCGAGTGGGGCGACGGCGAGCCGATCCGGCGCCGCATCAGCGATCTGGTCTACGGCCTGGCCGAGCGCGACTACCTGCTCGTGCTCGACCTGGTCGACTCGTCGGTGCCGGGCGACGTCGAGATCGTCTTCAAGCACAACCTCGAGCGCGAGCTGATCGTCAACGCGACCGAGCCGCGCAAGCGCGCGCGCTACCACCTGCTGGCCGCCCAGTGGCTCGAGGCCCGGCTGACCGACGAGAGCGACGAGCAGCTCGAGTTCCTGACCGGGCTGTACGAGCGCGGCGGCGATCGGGCCAAGGCCGCGCGCTGTTACCTGCTGGGCGCCGATCGGGCCCGCGGGCGCTACGCCGCCGACGAGGCCCGCGGCCTGTACGAGAAGGGGCTGGCGCTCCTGGGCGCCGACGACGCGCCGGCGCAGATGGACGGCCTGCACAACCTCGGCGACGTGCTCGACCTGGTCGGCGAGTCGACGCTGGCGCTCGAGCGCTTCGCCGACATGCTCGACCTGGCGTGGCGCTTCGACAACCAGGCCAAGGCCGGCGCCGCCCACAGCCGGATCGCGCGGGTGCTGCGGCGCCAGGGCCAGTACGACCCGGCGATGGATCACCTGCGCCGCGCCAGCGACCTGTTCACGCACGCCCAGGACGACCGCGGCATCGCGTCGACGCTCGACGACATCGGCCGGATCCACTGGCTGCGCGGCGCCTACGGCCAGGCGCTCGACTTCCACCGGCAGGCGCTGACCCTGCGCAAGCAGCTCGGCGAGCGGCGCTCGATCGCGCTGTCGCTGGCCAACATCGGCCGGGTCCACTTCGACTCCGGCAACTTCAAGGCGGCGATCGCGCAGTTCCGCGAGGCCCTCGACCTGCGCCGCGACATCGACGATCGCTCGGGCGTGGTCGAGTCGCTGACCGACGTGGCCGGCGTCCACGGCGCCAACGGCAACCACGGCATGGCGCTGGCGCTGCTCGATGAGGCCCGCGAGCTGGCGGCCGAGATCGGCGACAAGCTGACCCTGGCCGAGGTGCTGTCGCGGGCCGGCGAGCACAAGATCGCCAGCGGCGACCTCGACGGCGCGATCGCGGATCTGGCCCGGGCCAAGGAGACCGCGCGGTCGCTGGGCGATCGGGTCGTGCTGTCCGAGAGCCACCGGCGCGCGGCCGAGGCCGAGCTGGCCCGCGGCGACCTCGCGGCGGCCGAGCGCGAGATCCGCTGGGCGCTGCAGATCGGCGAGAGCGTCGGGGCGCGGGTGCCGATCGGCGCCGCCCACCGCGCCGCCGCCCGCATCGCCGCGGCCCGCGGCGACCTCGCTTCCGCCGACGAGCAGTTCCGGCGCTCGATCGACGTGCTCGGGACGATGCGCAACGAGCTCGAGCTGGCGCGCGCGTACTGGGACTTCGCCGACTTCCGGACCGCCCGGGGCGAGGCCACCGAGGCCCAGGCCCTGCGGGCCCGCGCCGGCGAGGTGTTCGAGCGGCTGCGCGGCGCGGCCTCGACGGAGTGA